The Desulfovibrio desulfuricans DSM 642 genome includes a window with the following:
- a CDS encoding molybdopterin-dependent aldehyde oxidoreductase codes for METKTLVINGIPRRLLANPDDMLVDVLRDQLQLTSVKVGCGKGQCGACTVILDGKVVRACVVKMSRVAENAAVTTLEGVGTPSNLHPLQHSWIYHGAAQCGFCTPGFIVSAKALLDSNPNPSREDVRDWFQKNHNVCRCTGYKPLVDAVMDAAALMRGDKTLDDVTFKMPADGRIWGSTMPRPSAVAKVTGTAEFGADAAHRLPANTLHLAIAQAKVSHANIKGIDTSEAEKMPGVYKVLTHKDVKGRNRITGLITFPTNKGDGWERPILNDTKIFQYGDALAIVCADSECNARAAAEKVKFDLELLPEYMSAPEAMAPDAIEIHPGTPNIYYDQIEEKGADTAPFFNDPANVVAEGDYYTQRQPHLPIEPDVGYGYVNDKGQVVLHSKSVAIHLHALMIAPGLGLEFPKDLVLVQNTTGGTFGYKFSPTMEALVGVAVMATGRPCHLRYNYEQQQNYTGKRSPFWTTVRFAANKQGKILAMETDWSVDHGPYSEFGDLLTLRGAQYIGAGYGIANIRGKGRTVATNHCWGAAFRGYGSTESEFPSEVLMDELAEKLGMDPFDIRELNCYREGDTNPSGQVPEVMSLPEMFQKMRPYYEEAKKTVKAKSTAEVKRGVGIALGVYGAGLDGPDTSEAWAELNPDGSVTVGNSWEDHGQGADSGTLGTAHEALRPLNVKPENIHLVMNDTSKTPNSGPAGGSRSQVVTGNATRVACEMLIEGMRKPSGGFFTYEEMKAEGRPVHYDGKWSAPAKDCDAKGQGEPFACYMYGLFLAEVAVEVATGKTTVEKLVCVADIGTLCNKLVVDGQIYGGLAQGVGLALTEDYEDLKKHSTLAGAGVPTIKMIPDDMEIVYVQTPRKAGPFGASGVGEMPLTAPHPAIINAIYNACGARVRHLPARPEKVLAAMPK; via the coding sequence ATGGAAACAAAAACCCTTGTGATTAACGGCATTCCCCGGCGCTTGCTGGCTAACCCTGACGATATGCTTGTGGACGTGCTGCGCGACCAGTTGCAGCTCACCAGTGTCAAAGTTGGCTGCGGCAAGGGCCAGTGCGGTGCCTGCACGGTGATCCTTGACGGCAAGGTTGTACGCGCCTGCGTGGTCAAAATGAGCCGCGTGGCGGAAAACGCCGCCGTGACCACGCTTGAGGGCGTGGGCACCCCCAGCAACCTGCATCCGCTCCAGCATTCCTGGATTTACCACGGCGCGGCCCAGTGCGGTTTCTGTACCCCTGGTTTCATCGTTTCGGCCAAGGCCCTGCTTGATTCCAATCCCAATCCCAGCCGTGAAGACGTGCGCGACTGGTTCCAGAAAAATCACAACGTCTGCCGCTGTACGGGCTACAAGCCCCTGGTGGACGCGGTCATGGACGCAGCCGCCCTCATGCGCGGCGATAAAACGCTGGACGACGTTACCTTCAAGATGCCTGCCGATGGCCGCATCTGGGGCTCCACCATGCCCCGTCCTTCTGCCGTCGCCAAGGTGACGGGCACCGCCGAATTCGGCGCGGACGCGGCGCACCGCCTGCCCGCCAACACCCTGCACCTCGCCATTGCCCAGGCCAAGGTATCCCATGCCAACATCAAGGGCATCGACACCTCTGAAGCCGAAAAAATGCCCGGCGTGTACAAGGTGCTGACCCACAAGGATGTGAAGGGCAGGAACCGCATCACCGGCCTGATCACCTTCCCCACCAACAAGGGCGACGGCTGGGAACGTCCCATCCTTAACGATACCAAAATCTTCCAGTACGGCGATGCGCTTGCCATCGTCTGCGCTGACTCCGAATGCAACGCCCGCGCCGCAGCTGAAAAGGTCAAGTTTGACCTTGAGCTGCTGCCCGAATACATGAGCGCTCCGGAGGCCATGGCCCCGGACGCCATCGAAATCCACCCCGGCACCCCCAACATCTACTATGACCAGATTGAGGAAAAAGGCGCGGATACCGCTCCCTTCTTCAATGATCCGGCAAACGTTGTCGCGGAAGGCGATTACTACACCCAGCGCCAGCCCCACCTGCCCATCGAACCCGATGTGGGCTATGGCTATGTGAACGACAAGGGCCAGGTGGTTCTCCACTCCAAGTCCGTTGCCATCCATCTGCACGCGCTGATGATCGCCCCCGGCCTCGGCCTGGAATTCCCCAAGGATCTCGTGCTGGTGCAGAACACCACGGGCGGCACCTTTGGCTACAAGTTCAGCCCCACCATGGAAGCCCTTGTGGGCGTGGCCGTTATGGCTACCGGCCGTCCCTGTCATCTGCGCTACAACTACGAGCAGCAGCAGAACTACACCGGCAAACGTTCGCCCTTCTGGACGACCGTGCGTTTTGCCGCCAACAAGCAGGGCAAAATTCTTGCCATGGAAACGGACTGGAGCGTTGACCACGGTCCTTATTCCGAATTTGGCGATCTGCTCACCCTGCGCGGTGCGCAGTACATCGGCGCTGGTTACGGCATCGCCAACATTCGCGGCAAGGGCCGCACCGTTGCCACCAACCACTGCTGGGGTGCGGCTTTCCGCGGTTACGGCTCGACGGAATCCGAATTCCCCTCCGAAGTGCTTATGGATGAACTGGCTGAAAAGCTGGGCATGGATCCCTTCGACATCCGCGAGCTGAACTGCTACCGCGAAGGCGATACCAATCCCTCTGGTCAGGTGCCTGAAGTCATGAGCCTGCCCGAAATGTTCCAGAAAATGCGCCCCTACTACGAAGAAGCCAAAAAGACCGTCAAGGCCAAGTCCACCGCCGAAGTCAAACGCGGCGTGGGTATTGCCCTTGGCGTGTACGGCGCTGGCCTTGACGGGCCGGACACCTCCGAAGCCTGGGCCGAACTGAACCCCGATGGCAGCGTAACCGTGGGCAACTCGTGGGAAGATCACGGTCAGGGCGCGGATTCCGGCACCCTGGGTACCGCTCACGAAGCCCTGCGCCCCCTGAATGTCAAGCCCGAAAACATCCATCTGGTCATGAACGACACCAGCAAGACCCCCAATTCCGGCCCTGCTGGCGGTTCGCGCTCCCAGGTTGTCACGGGCAACGCCACCCGCGTGGCCTGCGAAATGCTTATTGAAGGCATGCGCAAGCCCAGTGGCGGCTTCTTCACCTATGAGGAAATGAAGGCCGAAGGCCGCCCCGTGCACTATGACGGCAAGTGGTCTGCTCCGGCCAAGGACTGCGACGCCAAGGGCCAGGGCGAACCCTTTGCCTGCTACATGTACGGTCTGTTCCTTGCCGAAGTGGCCGTTGAGGTCGCGACCGGCAAGACCACGGTTGAAAAGCTTGTGTGCGTGGCCGACATCGGCACCCTGTGCAACAAGCTGGTGGTTGACGGCCAGATCTACGGCGGCTTGGCGCAGGGCGTTGGCCTTGCCCTGACCGAAGACTACGAAGACCTGAAGAAGCACAGCACCCTTGCTGGCGCGGGCGTGCCCACCATCAAGATGATTCCTGACGACATGGAAATCGTCTATGTGCAGACCCCCCGCAAGGCTGGCCCCTTCGGCGCTTCCGGCGTGGGCGAAATGCCCCTTACCGC